TTCTTCTGTGGATACTCCCCCGAGCGCATCAACCCGGGCGATAAGGTACATACGGTGACCAAAATCCTTAAAGTAACCTCCGGATCCACCCCTGAGGTGGCAAAAAAAGTTGATGACCTTTACAAAAGTATCATAACGGCCGGTACCTTTATGGCATCGAGTCTTAAAGTTGCGGAAGCAGCTAAAGTAATCGAAAACTCACAACGCGATATCAACATAGCGTTTGTGAATGAACTGGCGCTGATCTTTAATAAAATCGGGATAGATACCCAGGAAGTTCTTGCCGCTGCCGGCACCAAATGGAATTTTCTGAAATTCTTTCCCGGTCTGGTGGGCGGACATTGCATAGGTGTTGACCCGTATTACCTTACCCACAAAGCGCAGGAGCTGGGATACAATCCTGAAATTATCCTTGCAGGCCGCCGCTTGAATGACAACATGGGATTTTACGTGGCCAACCGCACCATTAAGCTGATGATTAAGAAGGGGCATACCATTGCCGGAAGCCGCGTACTGGTGCTGGGAATCACCTTCAAGGAAAACTGCCCCGACATCCGCAATTCGCGGGTGATTGATGTGGTAAACGAATTCAGGGATTTCTCCTGCAAGGTGGATGTATACGACCCCTGGGCCGACCATGCCGAAGTAAAGCATGAATATGGCCTTGACCTGATTGACAAGCCCAATGGCAATTACGATGCTGTGGTACTGGCCGTTGCACACAATCAATTCAAGGAAACCGATATCCGCTCATTTGGTCATAGTGATTCCGTTTTCTATGACATTAAAGGGTTACTTGACAAATCCCTGGTGGATGAACGCCTTTGATATATCCGGTTTAGCATATATCACAGGAACTGCCGGTCATTCGTCCGGCAGTTCCTGTATCAGATGAGATTCATAAAATTTCCTGCTGAAAGGTAACTTTCCAGGCCAGCGAAATTTTGCTTTTTTTTGCTGCAAGAATGTCAGGTGCTCCTTACTTCCGTTACCACCTTCATCTCAGGCGCATTATGCAAATGCTTTTTAACAGCGCAAAGATTGGCTGCATTGATAACGGCATCCCGGTATTTCTCAGGAAACGTTTCCGGCAATACAATTCTGATTTCAACACCGCCGATCATACGGGTTTCTGCATTATACTTCATTTCCTGCTCCAGGCTGATCCCATCGGTTGATATGCCGCGCTGCTCGCAGAAAGATTTTACATAAATACCTGCACAGGTGCCCAGTGAGGCCAGAAACAGATCGAATGGAGCCGGCGCACTGCCTTCTCCTCCGGCTCTGACAGGCTGGTCAGTCACAATGCGGTGACCGTTAAATTCCGCAATTACCTTTTTTTTGCCTTCAAATGTAATCTTCATATTTTTTCGTATTAATTGAATTTTAAAAACCGCAAAAAGGGACTGTAAAATAATCAATATCTCCCGTCTCTTTGCAGGATCACTATGTCGCCTTCATAAAGAACATGCCATTGACCGGAGGCCTTAAGAGAATCAGTAGTCATACGAAATTCCGTTTCTGTCAATGGATAGGGAACTTCATTGAACGAAAAAACAATGTATTCTGCATCTCTGATAACCGGAAACTGATAGATTCTGTCCCTCAATGCCAGATGCGGGAGGAAAGGCGACTGGGCACTTATAATTGCATCAGGGGGCAATCCGGATAAAACCTTATGAACGGCTGCAACATCATAGGCTCTTGTATAATGCTGTTTCTGGTAAAATCTGATGTTGACCTTATCTGTATGGATGACGGTATTATCCATCACCCGGAAGGTAGACGCAAAAGTCAGCAACAGCACCAGGATAGAGAGTATCCCGGCAAGCCGTTTCTTCCGGATACCTGAAATAACCGCAAAAATCCCGATGGCCATCACCGGGGCAAACTCAATGCTGTACTGATCGGCAATGCCCCACATATAATAATTGTCGTGAAAGAGTTTCTGAAAATATACCGGGATAAGCATCAGCAAATAAGCGGGCCGAAGCAGAAGGAATGGCAGCCCTGAAAAGACAAGTAAAAGATGCAGTTCAAGCTTAACAAAATCACCAAACGGGCTGTTGTTGTGATTCACAAATAAAACCTTCAGCGATTCCAGCGGATGGGATACAAGATGCAGAAAAGCCTCTTTGTAATTGCTACCCAGAAAACTGTAGTGAAAATGAGGATAATCGCCTGTATTTGAAAATGCGGGCATGATAAGTGAAACAATCATTATAAAAGCTGCACCGCAAATGATTGAGGAAAACAGCATAAAATTCCTGATCCGGGTCTCCTTTCTATACTCGAACGCTATACCAAGACATACAAATACGAGCCACAGGGATACATTTTCCTTTGAAACCAGCATCAATGCCAGCAGCAGGGCAGCGGCCCCCAAATTTCGTCTCCGCACAGAATAAAACAGCCAGGGCAGCAAGGAGGCCGCAATAACATTACTGTGATAATCAAAGGAAAGGGCTGAATAAACTCCAAAAAACAGGTAGAAATAAAGAGCGGCGTACAGGGGTATATTGCCATGCGGATTTCTCAGCCTGAAACAGAACCATACCCCTGCCCCACCGGCCAGGACCGCTGCAATCTGAACGATCAGCAAGGTATAGCTACCGAAAACCAATGACAATGGAGAAAAAAAGATAAGATACAGATCAAAATGATCGGCCAGCAGATTTTCTTCAATTTCCTTGAAAACTGCGCTGTCGTTCCAGCGGAAATGGATGTAATCATACATCGCATTGGTGTAAGCACCCAGATCCAGGGCATACGTTCTGAAATTATAATGATTCACCAGCGATATCAACGAGTATATCACCCCGAAAATAATAATAATCAGAGCAAGCCCTTTGTATTGCTTTAGCATTCTCATTTTATCCTTTTCAAATTGAAAAGATTTTGAAGCCTGTAACCTGATCAAAGAAAATACAATATGTGGGTTTGAATCGCTGAACTTCCAGGTTTTCGGGCACTCTAAATAAAAGTCAGGGCCACTTCCTTCAGAAACTTATCCTCCAGCAGCCGTGCAATCCTTTTCACCACAGTGCGACGGATTTCCAGTTCAACCGGCAGACTTGGATCCTGATGGGCGATATTGATGCGCGTACCGATGATAAAATGAATTTCATCGCTTTCGATAAGCATTTTTACAATCCGGTCGGCAGGGCCTTTGGTGAGGCGGGTAGAACTGTTAAAACCTTTGAGTATCTCGGTAACCTTTCCCAGGGTAAGAATTCCCTCTGTAACCAGGTCAACGCCCTGCATCAGCGAGATTGGCGGCAGGTCGGGATCGTCGAAGTCGAAAGTATCTTCAATGCTGCGCTTCAGCTCCCTGGCAATAATATCCGCGGTGGTTGCGCCGCAGATGATCTTCTTGCCGTCGAACTGGTCCACCCTGCGGGCAAACTCGCTGTCATTGCTTTCCTCAAATGGCGGGCCCGTGCACACCAGCATCTTTCTGGGCTCTCTGAAATAGATTACGCCGCAACTGGTATCATCTTTACTCAGGTATCCATCATTTACGTGAGCCATATTCACTACTTTATGGGCAAGTTGCAAAGCTGAAATATCGGGTTCATGGTTAACCAGTTCCAATACATACTGCTGCACGCTGTCGCGCCCCCAGCCAAAAAGAAACTTGCCTCCGCCAAGCCCCGACTGGGCGACACCGTCACTGAAAAAGATGATCCGATCTTCCTTTTCCGGAACAAATTCACAACTCTTAAGTTCTTTCCCTGCACTCTTGCCGCCTTCAAGCATCACACAGGTCCACTCGGGTTCAAATATCTTCTTCCCACGCAAAACAATGGTTTGCGGATTATCATACTCAAGTATTCTCACCTTGCCATCAAATTCTATATCAATAATGGTAAAAGTGGAGTAACTCATCTTTCGCTCGCTGCATTCCGGCAACGTATTCATGATGATCTCGGCAATGCGGTGCATTTCTTTATGCTCAGCCGTGAAATTCAACGCCATGGTAGCCGTAAGGGTCGCCAGCATATTTGCCTTTACCCCGTGCCCCATGCCATCAGACAGAACCGCCACAATGCGGTTTTCCTCATTGATCCGTCTTGAAAGGAATACATCACCACAGATGCGCGATTCATGATGATTTTTAAGCTCCGCGTTGACCTCGATGTAAAACCTGTTATCCATGCGCTTAGCTTACTTTTTGGCTGCCTTGTGCGACTCAATAATTGAATTGAGCATGCGCTCCGTTTTCGCGGCGCCTTCACCAAGCAGAAATGCAATTTTCTGGACCAGGTCAAGATTCTCATCAATCACTTCGGTGACCCTGTGGATTACTTCTTCTTTGCGGACTTCCGGCAGGTACATATCGCGCAGCACAGCGCCGGCGATTTTCCCTTTCCTGATCGAAAACACTGAAACATTCAGAAGGCGGTCGCCAAGATGCACATCGCGGTTTACCACATTCTCGTTGGTAGTAAGGACTGCAGTAAAGAGTTTATAAAACTGGAAAGGAAGCAGGGTTTTCAGATCCGCTCCAACCAGCCCGGGTATGATTTCATTGATTTCTTCGGCATCTTCGCCCAGCGTATTGATAAAACTCTGATTCGACTCTATCACCTTCAGGTTCTCATCCACAATAACTATCGCACTGGGCAGTTTCTGAAGCATGGATGACGTTCTTTCAAGGGCCTCCTGTGATGCCTGTTGCTCCTGACGCGCTTTGCGTTCGGACTCAAGCAGGGCTTCCTGGGTTTTGGCCAGTTTTTCATTGGTCAGCTTGAGGGTTCTGATAAAATCGTGCTTGCTTTTCAGCGAATAAGTTATACACATGTCGGTCTTTGTCAGCCCCTTGGCAACATTCACGGCAAAATCCCTGCACGACTCGTAGCCACAGGCACCACACCCGAGCTTATCCTCACTGTTTTGCTTGCCGATCACTTTCAGGATTTCCTCAACTTTTTCTTCGCTTGGCTGAGGCAAACGCTGATCATCGACGGAGAATTCCGCTTTAAAGTCGGTCAGGTTGCTGTGTTTCTTACATGCCTTTTCCCATGTTTTCAGGTCAAAATTCTTCAGCTTTTTATTGGCATAATCCGTTACCAGAGTTTTGCGCGCATACTTTTTACCGCCACGTGAAGTTCCCGGTCCCATTAAACAACCTTCGCAATAGAACAGGTTAAAATGCTTACGGATAAAATCAATGGATGATTCAAATTCACGGATGGCCTCCAGCACATTGTCTTTCCCTTCCGCAGTGATTACACTTCCCTGCATCAGATCCTCATCCAGGCCGGCTGCCTGAAGAATTCCGTTACTGACTGCGTAAAGCGATCCTTTATACCCAAGCGGCGGGTCAAAATCGGAATATTCAACCGTGCTTTCCTTAATGTTAAACTCCGCGAACAACTGCCTCAGTTCCACAAACGTAAGCACAGCATCAACCTTTGCATCGCCTTCAAACCGAAGGGCTTCATCCTTGGCTCCGATACAGGGGCCTATGTAAACCACTTTGAGATCCTTGCCATAAAGCTGACGGGCAATCTGTGCGGTAGCAATCATCGGACTGATGATGGGTGCAAGGTTACCAAGCAGATCAGGATGGAATTTTTCTATAAGCGCTACAATGGGCGGGCAGTTGGTGGTAATATAATACTTTCCGAGAAATTTGGTAAACAACTCACGGTATTCGGCCGCGACCAGATCAACCCCGAATGAAACCTCATTTACGTATGAAAATCCGAGTTCACGGATCATGCGCACAAATTTCCTGTAGTCAGTTATATCGTCAAACTCCCCTGAAATACTGGGTGCGACAATGGCAACAGCTTTTTCTCCCGAAGTCAGGATTTTCTTCACATCCTCGCAGGAATCCCTGTAAGTGATGGCCTGAGGTGCACATACCTGAAGGCAACTACCGCAGCCAATGCAACGGCCGTGATCAACCTCCGGCGCTTCCTGGTTTGCCTTTACCTGAATGGCATTCACCGGGCAGGCACGAACACATGCATAACACACCTTGCACTTCACCTTATCTATGTTAATCAGCGGAGGTTTCATAAATCAACTCTTTCCTTCTTTTAGATCATCAAACACCCGAAGATGTCTTCCCGAAAATTCCATCCAGGATCATGATCACTTTGTCTTCATTCAGACCGGTATATTCTTTACCATCTATGCTGATAAGCGGCCCCTGATCGCAACTGCTGAAACAATGGGCACCATGAAAATACACCAGATGCCTCAGGTTTCTCTCAGTCAGGTATTGCTCGATCACTTTAACCAACCGTTTGTTCCCCCTTGAAAAGCAGGAACTACCCAAACAGATCTGGATATCAATTCTGTTTTCCACCAAAGTTTGTATTAAACTATAACCAAACCGGATTAACATCCGGAGTATTAACTTCCCCTACCGGGAGCTGCCGGCAAAAGAAAAGATATCTGATGCCAACAACCATTGCGAAATTAAAGCAAAAATGCATCTGATGCAACTTCTCCTTTTTCAGGACATTGCATACAATTACCGCTACTGTTAACCAAAACCTGCTGCACCGTTGATTTCCGCTTATCCTGACAAAACAAAATTACTACTTTTTTATAAAAATATCTGTTAAAGAAATAACAATGTTAAAAAAATAACAGTAATTTTATCCTCAGAAAATCATAAAAGCATGCGTCCGGGCTTTTTTTCCGGATGCAAGTATAAAATTTATACAATTGAATATCAGTTAACTATGGCTGACAAGATTGATGAGATCATAAAAAAGCACATAAATGTGCAGCGCGACAGCCTGTTGCCCTTATTGCAGGACATCCAGAATGAATTAGGCTATCTGTCGGAAGAATCGATCAACAGGATTGCGC
This sequence is a window from Lentimicrobium saccharophilum. Protein-coding genes within it:
- the tviB gene encoding Vi polysaccharide biosynthesis UDP-N-acetylglucosamine C-6 dehydrogenase TviB produces the protein MNDPIKICVIGLGYVGLPLAVEFGKKFPVTGFDINQTRVNELMAGHDRTLETSDEDLAAAVYLKYTTSIEDIKDCNYYIVTVPTPIDSHKRPDLTPLLKASETVGKVLKKGDIVIYESTVYPGATEEECVPLLEKFSGLAFNRDFFCGYSPERINPGDKVHTVTKILKVTSGSTPEVAKKVDDLYKSIITAGTFMASSLKVAEAAKVIENSQRDINIAFVNELALIFNKIGIDTQEVLAAAGTKWNFLKFFPGLVGGHCIGVDPYYLTHKAQELGYNPEIILAGRRLNDNMGFYVANRTIKLMIKKGHTIAGSRVLVLGITFKENCPDIRNSRVIDVVNEFRDFSCKVDVYDPWADHAEVKHEYGLDLIDKPNGNYDAVVLAVAHNQFKETDIRSFGHSDSVFYDIKGLLDKSLVDERL
- a CDS encoding OsmC family protein; this translates as MKITFEGKKKVIAEFNGHRIVTDQPVRAGGEGSAPAPFDLFLASLGTCAGIYVKSFCEQRGISTDGISLEQEMKYNAETRMIGGVEIRIVLPETFPEKYRDAVINAANLCAVKKHLHNAPEMKVVTEVRST
- a CDS encoding DUF2079 domain-containing protein; its protein translation is MRMLKQYKGLALIIIIFGVIYSLISLVNHYNFRTYALDLGAYTNAMYDYIHFRWNDSAVFKEIEENLLADHFDLYLIFFSPLSLVFGSYTLLIVQIAAVLAGGAGVWFCFRLRNPHGNIPLYAALYFYLFFGVYSALSFDYHSNVIAASLLPWLFYSVRRRNLGAAALLLALMLVSKENVSLWLVFVCLGIAFEYRKETRIRNFMLFSSIICGAAFIMIVSLIMPAFSNTGDYPHFHYSFLGSNYKEAFLHLVSHPLESLKVLFVNHNNSPFGDFVKLELHLLLVFSGLPFLLLRPAYLLMLIPVYFQKLFHDNYYMWGIADQYSIEFAPVMAIGIFAVISGIRKKRLAGILSILVLLLTFASTFRVMDNTVIHTDKVNIRFYQKQHYTRAYDVAAVHKVLSGLPPDAIISAQSPFLPHLALRDRIYQFPVIRDAEYIVFSFNEVPYPLTETEFRMTTDSLKASGQWHVLYEGDIVILQRDGRY
- a CDS encoding SpoIIE family protein phosphatase — encoded protein: MDNRFYIEVNAELKNHHESRICGDVFLSRRINEENRIVAVLSDGMGHGVKANMLATLTATMALNFTAEHKEMHRIAEIIMNTLPECSERKMSYSTFTIIDIEFDGKVRILEYDNPQTIVLRGKKIFEPEWTCVMLEGGKSAGKELKSCEFVPEKEDRIIFFSDGVAQSGLGGGKFLFGWGRDSVQQYVLELVNHEPDISALQLAHKVVNMAHVNDGYLSKDDTSCGVIYFREPRKMLVCTGPPFEESNDSEFARRVDQFDGKKIICGATTADIIARELKRSIEDTFDFDDPDLPPISLMQGVDLVTEGILTLGKVTEILKGFNSSTRLTKGPADRIVKMLIESDEIHFIIGTRINIAHQDPSLPVELEIRRTVVKRIARLLEDKFLKEVALTFI
- a CDS encoding [Fe-Fe] hydrogenase large subunit C-terminal domain-containing protein, which codes for MKPPLINIDKVKCKVCYACVRACPVNAIQVKANQEAPEVDHGRCIGCGSCLQVCAPQAITYRDSCEDVKKILTSGEKAVAIVAPSISGEFDDITDYRKFVRMIRELGFSYVNEVSFGVDLVAAEYRELFTKFLGKYYITTNCPPIVALIEKFHPDLLGNLAPIISPMIATAQIARQLYGKDLKVVYIGPCIGAKDEALRFEGDAKVDAVLTFVELRQLFAEFNIKESTVEYSDFDPPLGYKGSLYAVSNGILQAAGLDEDLMQGSVITAEGKDNVLEAIREFESSIDFIRKHFNLFYCEGCLMGPGTSRGGKKYARKTLVTDYANKKLKNFDLKTWEKACKKHSNLTDFKAEFSVDDQRLPQPSEEKVEEILKVIGKQNSEDKLGCGACGYESCRDFAVNVAKGLTKTDMCITYSLKSKHDFIRTLKLTNEKLAKTQEALLESERKARQEQQASQEALERTSSMLQKLPSAIVIVDENLKVIESNQSFINTLGEDAEEINEIIPGLVGADLKTLLPFQFYKLFTAVLTTNENVVNRDVHLGDRLLNVSVFSIRKGKIAGAVLRDMYLPEVRKEEVIHRVTEVIDENLDLVQKIAFLLGEGAAKTERMLNSIIESHKAAKK
- a CDS encoding NAD(P)H-dependent oxidoreductase subunit E; protein product: MLIRFGYSLIQTLVENRIDIQICLGSSCFSRGNKRLVKVIEQYLTERNLRHLVYFHGAHCFSSCDQGPLISIDGKEYTGLNEDKVIMILDGIFGKTSSGV